The Bacteroides fragilis NCTC 9343 genome includes the window CGTACAGAAAAAAATGTGGGATGTGGTAAAAGGGACCTCCAAGTATATGTATGTATCTAACCCCTCACGAGGAGGAGGTCTGCATAATTATGGATTGGCAGTAGATATCAGCATAGCCGATTCACTAGGACATCCGTTACCCATGGGGACAGAAGTGGACTATATGGATGCAGCATCACACATAACAAATGAAGCAAAATTAGTAAGAGAAGGAAAAATAACGCAACAAGAACGAGAAAACCGAATTCTACTAAGACAAGTTATGAAAAGTGCAGGATTTCGTGCACTTCCCAGTGAATGGTGGCACTTTAACCTATGCAGCCGAGACGAAGCCAAACAGAAGTACAAACTCATAAACTAAAGTAAGATATGTATCTTTCTCCGGAAACCATCTTGTTTATCCGGGAGCATCGCAATGACGATGTACACTCCCTGGCATTACAAGCAAAGAGATATCCTCAAGTGGACATGTCTCTGGCTATCGTTCAGATAGCCGGATGGCAAGCTACCGTTTCTAAAATACCAAGTTGGCATGCAACAGAAGGACTTTTATATCCGCGCCATCTATCATTAGAGCAATGTTCATCGGAAGTTACCGCACTCTACAAAGCTTCACTGGTACATGGAGAAGGGTTAGTCGATCTGACCGGCGGATTCGGCATTGATTGTGCCTTTCTCGCTACTCAGTTCAAAACAGTCACCTACATAGAACGCCAGGAGGAACTTTGTGAACTTGCCATGCACAATTTCCCATTACTGGGGCTGAAACATATTCGGGTACAAAATGGCGACGGAGTGGAATATCTACAACAGATGCCGGCTGTAGACTGTATTTTCCTGGACCCGGCACGCCGCAATGAACATGGTGGAAAAATAGTAGCCATATCCGACTGTGAACCCAACGTAGCCACATTGGAAAAGTTACTACTCGAAAAGGGTAAGCAGGTAATGATTAAACTTTCACCCATGCTCGATCTTTCCTTGGCTATACGAGATATGCAGCACGTATCCGAAGCCCATATCGTCTCAGTCAACAACGAGTGCAAGGAGCTTCTGTTACTACTCCGGCCCGGTGATGATTCTCCGGAGATTCCATCTGCAATGTCTCAGCCCATCGTCTGCATCAATTTTGCAAACCAGGAAATACAACGTTTTGTTTTCACCCGCGAATCAGAACAAGCCACCGAGTGTTCATACACCCACGAAATAGGAACTTACCTGTATGAACCCAATGCCTCTATTCTCAAAGCCGGTGCTTTCCGCAGCATCGCTTCTTCGTTTCATCTGAGTAAACTTCACGCCAACAGCCATCTCTACACCTCAAACGAACGAATAGAAAAGTTTCCGGGACGCATCTTCCGGATAACCGGTTACTCGAGCCTCAACAAGAAAGAATTAAAAAATATTTTAAACGGATTAGATAAAGCGAATATCACCACCCGCAATTTTCCACAATCCGTAGCCGAATTACGGAAACGACTGAAACTAACCGACGGAGGTGATATCTATCTGTTTGCTACTACTTTGAACGATGAAAGAAAAATCATCATCCGGTGTGAGAAAGCATAAAATGAGGAGAGGCAACGTCGTCCCGACGCTGCCTCTTTCTCTCAATCAATTTATAGAAACTGTTTGTCCCAACGAATATATTTCATCTGATTGTCCATAGGGCTTTTCTTTCAACATCCCCTGGACCTTAACCACAATCCTATATTTGGATTCAGGTTCTTTCAGTGTATATTCCCACGAAGTAGGTTCACCTTCCAAAGAAATCTGATGCTCCAGCACCGCCCCTTTGTAAACCTGAACATAAACGGATAAAGGACGTTGTATCTCTTCCGGAATCGCTGAAGGTAGTTTCCACTCCAACACCGCATCATTATCAGGTGTCAGTGACGATTTCAAATCGGTCACCGGAGGTAAGGAAACTCCATCTTTAAAATCAATGATATCGCGATCCTGGCAACCTGTGACGGCAAGTATACAAAGCATCACAGAAAAAAAGTATAATATTCTTTTCATAATCGTCTGTTTTTTATTAGTAACCCGGATTCTGTATATAATTTCCTTTCGCCCAGTTCATCTGTTGCTGAGGAATAGGTTTATATTCATCTCTTCCCGCAACAAAGACAGCATTATTCATCCAAGAGAAACGGGTTTTCTCTTTTTGGAAGTAAGCATTCATCGTAGGCTCCAGGATTCCCCATCTTTGCAGATCGAAGAAGCGTCTTCCCTCACATGCTGTTTCAAGACGATTCTCAAACATCAATGCTTTCCATGCATAGTCTTTGGTCCAAGCAGCCTCATCGGTATACAAGCTGACCTTATAATTCATGTAAGGAGTACCATCTGCCATCAACAAGCGAATTCTACTGTTATTAGCACGTTCGCGCAGCTTATTAATGATAGGACGAGCTTCTTTGTGACGATCCAACTGAATCAGGATCTCAGCTTTCCACAACAAGACTTCAGCATAACGAATTTGCTTCACATTCATCGAATTACGGTTTACAATGATACAATCGCAACCGGCAGGAACCAACTCTTTAACAGATTTCAAATAACCATAATCACCAGGGCTTCTGGAAGCCTTTTCCTCGTACAGCAAATCCGGATTATATTTATAAGGATATCCCGGGATAGCCGCCGTATGACTCAAACGAGGGTCAAAGCTATTTTCATCGAAATACTCTTTGTATCTTCCTTTCATTTCCGCATCGTTAAACGTATCGAACAAAGGCAATCCGTCTGTACCGGTTCTGAAGGCATTTGCCATATTAAAGCTCATCTTATGGAAGTCACAACATGGGAAATAAGGTTCCCAGGAAGGAGCATTCAATTCTGCACCATTGTTTGTATTTCCTCCGCTTGATGTTCCGTCGTTGATAGAATACTGGATTTCCCAAATTGCTTCTTTGGTAGCATTATCATATTCCGGCAAGAAATTTTCGGCAAAATCTTCACACAAGCCTACGTTTCCACCTTCTTGATCAGTGATCTCGTTGATATAAACCAAGGCACGTTCCAGAATCTTCTTATCCACTTCGACTACCTGATGTCTTGCATCCTGCTTGTACGCCATGAACAATAAAGCTTTGGCAGCCATTGCACGTGCGGCATTCTTGTTGATACGACCTATCTCCTCTTGTTTTTCAGGCAACAGTCTGACAGCCTCTTCCAAATCGGCAACAATGTGTTCCCACAAATATGTATCATCAGTACCATTGGGGCGGTTCGAAATATTAGTCACATCTTCCACCGTTCTTCCGTTCTCTTCATCCACCCAAGGAATGTATCTCCACAGAGTCTTCATAAAGAAATAGGTAGCTCCGCGCAAGAATTTCACCTCACCGGTACGTACACCTTTCAACGGATAGTTTTCATCAGTAACTTTAGACAAGGCATAGAGTGCTAGGTTGTATCTGGATATCGCTACATATCCTTTGAACCAAGGTCCGTCATTGTTCCCTACATTGGCAGTTACAGAAGAGAAAACTTCCATATCGTGCCAGGCCGACTGGTCACTTACACCCGATCCGCCTTTGTAAGCATCATCCGATCGGATAGAACCATGCATCCACCATGCATGAGCTTCCGACCAGGGCAGATAAGGAATCAGCGAATAGCACGGAGTCACAAAATCATCAATATGTTCGGGCTTTCCTAATAATAAATCATCAGCCAGCACCCCTTTAGGGTTAATATTCAATTGGTCGGCACAGCTCGTCACCAATAAGGAAAGCAAAAGGGCTGATGACAGAAATAAACTATAAAAGGTTTTCATACTATTTCTATTTAAAAGGTTATATTAACTCCGACTGTAGCGGTAAATGGAATGACATAGCCAAAGTCGCGGATTTCAGGATCGGGACCTGAGAAACGATTGCTATCCCACCATTTCTTGATAGTGAATACATTGTTAGCCGAAACATAGGCACGCAAGCGGCTGATCATTGCTTTCTTCACCATACTTTCCGGGAAAGTGTATCCCAGCTCTATCGTTCTCAACTTCAAGTACGAACCGTCTTTGAGGAAATACGTAGACGTACGCTTTTCATCATTGGTGTTACGAGTAGACAGAGCCGGAATGTTAGAGTCCGGATTCTGAGGAGACCAAGCATTAAATACACCTTTCAAGTGGTTGGTATTATTCACATCCTGAATGTTCCAGAAGTCACTGTATTCAATCCATGAATCCCAAACATCTCCGCCATGCACACCCTGGAAGAAGAGAGCTAAGTCTACATTCTTATACGAAGCCTGAAGATTCAAACCATAAGTAAAGTCCGGGTCACTGACACCAATCCATGTACGGTCGTAGTCCTGAGTGATACGTCCGTCTCCGTCAAGGTCTTTATAGCGAATGCGTCCCAAACCTTTTCCTGCCTGCTGCGGTGAATTGTCCACCTCTTCCTGTGTCTTGAAGATTCCGTCTGCCACGTATCCGTATATAGAGTTACGGGGGCGTCCGATGATATCATCCAACATACCGTTTCCACCATATACACTTCTCACATTGTCCGGCAATTCAGTAATCTTATTCTTGAAAGTCGCGATGTTTCCCGTAATGCTATAATTAAATCCCGATGGAAGACTGTTCCGGTATGTCAGCAAGATTTCAACTCCACGGTTTTCCATACTCGGACCATTCACATAAGTATCTCCACCTTCACCGAATGCACCGATATAAGGGGGCAAATAAAGCATATCGGTTGTCTTCTTATAAAAGTAATCGATTGTTCCGACCAGGCTCTGGTTGAAGAAACCAAAATCGATACCGTAGTTGGTCTGTGTTACAGTTTCCCATTTCAATGTCGAATTACCGGTGAGATATTTACGGAAACCAGACTGTAGAGAACCGCTTTCCTGTCCGTTCATAGCATAAGAAGTTCCGTTATAATCGGCTACATAACTACTTTGCAGGTATCCGCTATGAATGGCCGAGTTACCATTACGTCCCCAACTGAATCTCAGCTTCAGGTCCGAAAGAAAATCTACATTCTCAAGGAACGGTTCATTCTTAATTCTCCATCCCAAAGAAAATGCCGGGAAGACTGCCCAACGGTTATCAGCACCGAACTTGGAAGAACCATCATAACGTAATGTTGCCGATGCCAGATATTTGGAAGCATACGAATAGTTGAACTTACCGAAGTATGACAACAGAGCATAAGCATCACCCGAACCGGTAGCCTCTGTAATCTTGTCACCAGTAGCCGAACTTAAAAAAGCATAGTCTCTGTCTTCCAGAGTCAAACCGTCTTTACGTGCATAGAATGCTTCACTTTCAGCTTTCGTAAATTCCATTCCGACTACAGCTCCTATCGAGTGTTTTCCGAATTGCCCGTTATAGTTGATCTGGTTGGTCCACTGGTATTCCAGGAAATGAGTCTGATCGTTGCGGACATAGTTGAACTTTTCATCACGGCCCGAACCGTCTGCTTCACTCCATTTTTTATCGACTGCACGATAATATGAACCACGATAATCTACACCGAATGATGTTCTCAGGTTCAAACCTTTGATAATCATCAAATCGGCATACGTATTACCAATTACCTTCAGGAACTTATTGACATTGTCTTTCCCCAGAATAAGGTCCTTCACCGGATTACGATAGTCATCCATACCCACATCGAGAGAAGCACCACCCCAACCACCGGTTTCGGTATATACAGGAATGATAGGGGGTTCATTTGCAGCAAGCTGTGTATGGTTGGCTTCACGATAATTCATATAGTTCAACTCCAGGTTTTCACCTACTTTCAAACGACCATTCAATAAGTCATACTCCGAGTTCAAACGAGCCGAATATTTTTTCCAGAAAGTTTCAATCTGAATACCTTCTGTGTTTTCATAACCCAGGTTGAAGAAAGTACGTGATTTATCAGTACCACTCGATACTGAAATCTGATGGTTCTGCGATACTCCGGTACGAGATATTTCATCGATCCAGTTAGTATCGGCTGAGCGCATAGTCTGAGCTGTATTCAGCCATTCCACCGGTTTCACGGAATTAAGTACCGGATAACCGTTGCTGTCATAACTCCAGTCATAATCGAAGAAACGGACACTTTGCTTGATTTCACCAAGTTTATCGTCGTTTGCATACGCTTGCCAGATGGCACGTCCATACTCATCGGTATTCAACAGGTCGGGTTTATTAACCCATTTAGAGAACTGTACACGACCTTCGTAACTAATCTTCGATTCACCCTTTTTACCCTTCTTTGTTTCGATGATAATCACACCACCGGCAGCTCTCGAACCATAAATACTGGCCGAAGCCGCATCTTTCAGCACCTGAATCGATTCAATATTCGCTGGGTTGATATCACGCAGGTTATAGTCTCCTGCCAATCCGTCAAGTACGATCAGCGGGTTAGGCTGCGCATTCAGTGACGTAAGTCCGCGAATCTGTATCGAAGCATTTCCCCCAGGGCTACCATCTGTAGTAATAAATACACCCGGCAATTTTCCCTGTAAAGACTTCAATGCATTAGTCGAAGGATTCTGAGCCAAATCCGAAGTGTTGGCCATAGCAACCGAACCGGTAAGATCAGCTTTACGCTGTGTCATATAACCGGTCTGGATCACTACTTCGCCCAACATCGTGGCATCATCGGCCATCACCACATCAATCTGACTCAATCCTTTCACTGCTTTCTCCTGTGTAGCCTTTCCGATAAACGAGAATACCAGAATATCTTTATCGGAATTCACATCGACCGAATACTGGCCATTCAAATTTGTAATCGTACCCTTCGAAGTACCTTTTACCGAAACGTTTACTCCAATTAACGGATCACCTGTTTCCTTTTCGGTCACCGTACCCGTAATGACTTTCGTCTGGCTGATATCCAGATTGCCCGCGTATGCCATCAATGTCCCCGAGGACAAGACAACCACCCAGACCAAAAGCCTTCTCAACACTTCTTGCAGCCAGTCACTTCCGGAGGCCACAAGGCAAGGTCTTTCATGTTTCATATTCACCAATTAGATTTAATTAAAAATTTAAATAATACTATCATATGTTTTTCAGTCTGCCGAAGCCTCAACAGCAGGCAGCAACTGCCGGCGGGCTTCTTCAATACCTGAAGTTCCAAATACCTGTGCCTCCGGATCGCCATACCAATAAATAGTAGTGGCATAATCGGCCTCACCTCGTTTCCATCCCAGCATTTCAATATCGAACTTAAAGCTCTTATTGAAAGGAATACCATCCAGATGGCGGGTGCGATAGAAAGCATTATAACCGTGAGAGCTTTCCAAATCGGCTCTCGGGGCTCCTCCAAATGGAGTATAGAAAGGCACTACCGGTGCCCATGAACTATTGTAGTAATCTTCTGTGCCTGTACCGAAATGTGATGGGAAAGTATCGTCGTCCACCCAAATCTTTTCATCACCTTCACCATACCACAACGGGGCATGATTATAAAGTGAAAGTAAATCGCCTTTGTAGACACCTCTACCTTTCAGGGTAGCAAAGTTCCATTCTACACATTGGTCGGCCTCTTCAGGTTTATCGTGGATATAGATACCATTTTCCTGTCTCCATGAAGCATAGAAATACAACGAACGATCTTTATTCCACTTTAATGGAGCTACATTCACCTCCATTGTAGCAGCAACCGACCGGGAAGAGAGGTTAAGCACTTTCAGCACACCATCTTTTTGATAAGGCATCAACCAACGACTGGAGATATTTCCTTTTCCATCGGATGTCAGATACCAGCTATCTACCTTGGGGGCACCCATACCACCTCCGGAGAAGTCACTCAACGGTACCCATACGGTCTGCTTTCCGTCAAACCCGGCACTGAACACCAATTCCCGCATCAACTGGGCATATTGTTCAGGATTATCGATACGAATATTGAACTTCACTTCGTATACCGCATTTTCGCCTGCAGGCAGAGGGATGACCAATGAATCGGAAGGAAGAATACTCTTCTCCTCCCGGAGGATCTCACCTTTACGGCCGGCTACCGGCTGAAGAAGACGGTTGTCTACTTCGGCAATCTTCTGTGCCGCTCTCTCCACTACCTCCTTAGAAAAAGTCTCTACCTGTGTGCCTTCGGGATATTTACGGAAGTTGATGTGATAATACTTGGGAGTCGGATTCACTCCCGGCTCGTCTTCGAATGTCACTTTACACCCACGGGCATAAGGGATAGGCAGGAACAAGGTATTTCCTCCTTTACCTTCGGGCGTATAGCTGGTGTGTGCCTGTAACATTCCCTTTCCCAATCCGGGTACATTGATCCGCATCAGGTCATAAGCCGGAATGATCCAGCCCGGTTGATCAGAACCATCAAAATAAAACCGCCATGTACCCCGCTTGTCAATGGTAGTAATCCAGATACGAGTGATCGCTCCAGGTCCGACTTCGTCGAACATCACTTTCTCAATGCGGCCTGCCACCGTATCTACCCGTTTGATTCCAAACCCGTCACTATTGGCAAACCAACCGGCAGAATCGGGTGATACTGATGCACGGTCGTAGCTACTTTCCTGACGACAGGTATAAGAGGGAACCGGATACAGCGCCTGTTCCTCCACCGATACCATTTCGTCCAACAACGTTTCCAGCGTTACCGGCTTATCCGACACCTGGGAACTACATCCCCACGAGCAGAACAAGAGTCCTGCACAGACGGACCACCATAGATTTCTTTTACTTTGTTTCATACTTATATCCAATTTTGTGTTTATTATATTTTCGAGAAAGCATGTTCTTCTTTCACATTCTCCTCAGCCTCTTTATCCACTCCCAGCTCTTTTTCTATTGCCTCCAGTGACTTGCCCTTGGTCTCGGGCACACAAAACAAAATGAATGCGAATGCAGCAATGCTGAAAATGGCAAAGATTCCGAAAGCAACCGATCCGCCCAAGTTATTCAGTATCCAGGGGAAAAACTGAACGGTGAGAAAAGTACATAACCAGCTGATTCCGGTGGAGAGTGACATAGCTGTTCCACGAATACGAGAAGGGTAAATCTCGGAAGTCACCACCCACATCAAAGGTGCCAGTGAAGCGGCAAAGAATCCGATATAGCATAACACGGCTATTAAGGCACCGATACCATTGGCTGCCGGAACTACGAAAGTGTAAACCAGGTACAGCAATGAGATGCCCATCCCCAGACTTCCGCAAAGAAGCAGAATCTTACGCCCTACTTTATCGACCAGCCACACAGCAATCAGGGTAAACAGCAGATTCACCACTCCCACCAGGATAGATTGCACAAGGGCAATATCCCCGGCAACACCTGTCATCTCGAAGATGGAAGGTGCATAATTGATGATGACGTTAATACCCGTGATTTGCTGTAAGGCGGCCAGTATAGAACCTATGAAAACCACTTTAGCCAAGTTACCCTTAAACAATTCAGTTACCTTTATCCTATCTCTACCTTCTTGTGTGTTTGTGTCGGACACGGTCATCTCACCGGCTTCCAGGTTCAGTTTACTGGCCACCTGCCTGGCTCTACCTGCTTTTCCACGAGCCGAAAGCCAACGTGGGCTCTCAGGCAATATACCCAATAACAACAGATAGGCCACACTAAAGAAGAACGGGAATCCCAACATCAGGCGCCAGTTCCGCTCATAGTCCAGCAATATATAATCTACAATGTAAGCAATTAGAATTCCTATCACAATAGCCAACTGATTGTAGGAAACCAGTGTTCCCCTCAGCCGGGCAGGAGATATTTCAGATATATAAATAGGTGCTACGGCAGAGATCACTCCGATACCCAGCCCGCATATCAGGCGAAAAACCAGCAGTGAAACCAAATTACCGGATAATGCGCAGCCCAAAGAAGAAACAATAAAAAAGACAGCTGACGAGAACATGACTTTCTGTCTGCCATAACGGTCGCTAAAACCTCCTCCCAGCAAAGCACCGCAAAGGCAACCTACGGTCAGAATACTTACCACCAATCCCAAAGCCATATCATCCAACATAAATTGTTCCTGTAAAAAAGGAACGGCTCCGGAAATACCTGCCATATTTAACCCTACAATCAATCCACCAAAAACGGTGATAAAAGTATATAGGAATAAAGGTTTGTTCTCTCTGTTCATTTCGAATCTAAATTTATAGTAGTTATACGATGTGTGATTGTTGATGCAATGTTAGCCAGAATAGTCCGGAAGAGGTATAACACAGGAAACAAACGATATAAAGATAGTAACATCTGGCAGAAATAGTGAAAAGCTATCAATACGGTTACCTGAAGATGTAACGAGAAAGGTAACCGTTGTGATAAAGAGTTCTTCACTAGAATCTTTTCATCGCAAATGACACAGATTAACCCAAGACATTATTAATAACACGGACCAGTTACTGTATTTCAGGTTGTCATCGCCTCCGATGGAGTAACTTTATAAAGCGTACGGAAACATTTAGTGAAATAAGCAGGCGAGGTGAAACCGGTCATATAGGCCACCTCACTGATATTGTATTTCCGGCTTTTGAGTAAAAGCATTGCTTTGTTAAGTCGGTAATTCCGCAAATAGTCGGTAGGAGAAACACCGAACAGTGTTTTCATCTTCCTATAAAGGTGTACCCTCGACAATCCCAGATGCTCGCTCAAGTCCTCAATACTGAAATCGGAGTTTTCGTATTGTGTATCGACAATACTCAGCAGCTTATCCCTGAACAACTCGTCCACCTTCATCAGTTTGCATACCTCCACATTGTCCATCGTACCGGCCTGAAGGTTCTTCATATAAATTTCCTTCATCTTCTGCCGTTCCGCTATAATGTTGATGATACGTATTTTCAGGAAATCAATATTAAATGGCTTCGGAATGTATTCATCCGCTCCTTCGGCAATGCCGTAGATGCGCTGGCTGTCTTCGGACAAGGCTGTCAGCAGTATGATGGGGATATGGCTGAAAGCAAGATCGTTCTTCACCCGGTTAACCAACTGGAACCCATTCATACCGGGCATTAATACATCGCTCAGAATCAAGTGAAAAGCATCACCCTGTCCCAACAAGTCCAATGCTTCATTACCATTACCTGCCACTTCTACCTGAAAATTGGCGGACAGCTCTTTCCGTAAGCTATATCGTACATCGGGATCGTCTTCCACGACCAGGACATGGTAATCATAGGTTTTAGAAAGCATTTCGTTGACCACCGTCGTATCCACCTCCATATCGTGATAACTGAGATTGAAGCGATCGGTCTCTTCCAGTATATACTCGTGTGTATAGTGAGCGATATCTTTATAAAGCCGGACGCTGAATAAAGTATACTCTCCCGGTTGACTCTCTGCACGGATTTCACCGTCATGCAGGTCGACATACTCTTTTGAAAGATTGAGTCCAATGCCAAAGCCTACTGTACCGAAAGTCTTATTACCGGTATAGAAGCGTTCAAACAGGTGTTCCATACTCTCTTTTGAAATTCCCCGCCCGTGATCCTCCACTTCCAGCAGGACAGTTTCCGCTTCACCGGTAATCCGGACAGAAATATCTCCCCCACTATCCGAATATTTAAAGGCATTCGAAATGATATTTACCAACACCTGCTCTATCTTATTGACATCTATGTAAATGTTCAGTTCGTCAATATTGGTAGAGAACCGGTAATGAATCTGCTTCTCTTCGGCAATACCGGTAAAGTAGTCGAAAACTTCCCTTACCATCCCGATCAAATCTACCTGACGCAAAATCAATTTCATCTTATCGTTGTCGATTCTTCGGAAATCGAGTATCTGGTTGACAATCCTGTAGAGCCGGTCTACATTCCGTTTCATCAAAGCCACGTCTTCTTGAATAGAAGGATCGAGCTTGGAGTTCTTTATCAATTTATTGACCGGTCCAAGTATCAGTGTAAGAGGAGTACGGATTTCATGGGAGATATTGGTAAAAAATTGTAGTTTCTGGTTGGAGATATTCTCAATCTGGCTATTCTTGACAGCCAGTTCTTCTTTTTGAGCTTCTACAAGCTGATTTTTATCATGCAGTTCTTTATTCTTATTTTTAACCCGGAGGTTCATGTACATTACATATCCCAGCAAAGGGATAATGAGCAACATCAATGCCAAAATCAGGATAGTAGAGTTGCGCAGGAACTTGAAACGAGACAATAAATTATCTTCTTCCTGCTTCTGCCGGTTGATTCTTTTCTGGTAGTGGTTGAGTTGTTCGGACTGTGCCAAAATGGTCTTCGCATTCCCCCGATTGATAATGGCAGTGTTCAATACATAGTTTTTCTTCACCTTTTCTCCATTAATAATCTGCATGGCCACCTGAATGGAAATAGCACCTCCGGTAGGGTACTGGAACGAGGCTTCCAACTTCTCATCGGCTACGGCTTGCAATCCGGCACCGTCACCATATACCCCGTCGATACCTATAAACCGGATACGTTTGCCGGACACGGAATCACGCTTCATGATGACGTCCCGGGCAGCAAGCGCCATCACGTCGTTGTGGGCATAGACCAGATCGATGTCGGCAAAAGTAGCTAACCTGTTGACAGCGTCATAAGCACTGTTATAATGCCATTTTCCAAAAACCTGAGTCACCTGAAAATTCTTATCACTACGAAGATGATCGATAAATCCATCATGACGCTCCATAGCAGGCGACGAACCTTCCAGTCCCCATATCTCGAGTATTTTGGAGTTGGGGGGCAATTGTCCGTTAATGTATTCACCAATGGCAGAACCAATGTTGTAATTATTGGCACCGATAGAGACCGTATATTCATCCGATTGTATCTTACGGTCGTGAATAATGGTAGGAATACCTTTCCGATAAGCTTCTACAGCCACATCGGTAATGGGAACAGCCTCGTTAGGCGAAATGATGAGTACATCCACGTTCTGGGAAATCAATTTCCGAATCTGAGATACCTGTCTGCTGCTGTTGTCCATAGCATTATATACCACCAACTCTACGTTGCGGTAATTGGAGGCCTCAATCTGCATTTCGAGCAATACGGCTTCGCGCCAGGAATCGGAGG containing:
- a CDS encoding sugar porter family MFS transporter, whose translation is MNRENKPLFLYTFITVFGGLIVGLNMAGISGAVPFLQEQFMLDDMALGLVVSILTVGCLCGALLGGGFSDRYGRQKVMFSSAVFFIVSSLGCALSGNLVSLLVFRLICGLGIGVISAVAPIYISEISPARLRGTLVSYNQLAIVIGILIAYIVDYILLDYERNWRLMLGFPFFFSVAYLLLLGILPESPRWLSARGKAGRARQVASKLNLEAGEMTVSDTNTQEGRDRIKVTELFKGNLAKVVFIGSILAALQQITGINVIINYAPSIFEMTGVAGDIALVQSILVGVVNLLFTLIAVWLVDKVGRKILLLCGSLGMGISLLYLVYTFVVPAANGIGALIAVLCYIGFFAASLAPLMWVVTSEIYPSRIRGTAMSLSTGISWLCTFLTVQFFPWILNNLGGSVAFGIFAIFSIAAFAFILFCVPETKGKSLEAIEKELGVDKEAEENVKEEHAFSKI
- a CDS encoding hybrid sensor histidine kinase/response regulator transcription factor, producing the protein MKNTNLFRLAFLLFAGLSIFLSSCQPKEEGDKKYVIGFSQCTSDSWREAVLLEMQIEASNYRNVELVVYNAMDNSSRQVSQIRKLISQNVDVLIISPNEAVPITDVAVEAYRKGIPTIIHDRKIQSDEYTVSIGANNYNIGSAIGEYINGQLPPNSKILEIWGLEGSSPAMERHDGFIDHLRSDKNFQVTQVFGKWHYNSAYDAVNRLATFADIDLVYAHNDVMALAARDVIMKRDSVSGKRIRFIGIDGVYGDGAGLQAVADEKLEASFQYPTGGAISIQVAMQIINGEKVKKNYVLNTAIINRGNAKTILAQSEQLNHYQKRINRQKQEEDNLLSRFKFLRNSTILILALMLLIIPLLGYVMYMNLRVKNKNKELHDKNQLVEAQKEELAVKNSQIENISNQKLQFFTNISHEIRTPLTLILGPVNKLIKNSKLDPSIQEDVALMKRNVDRLYRIVNQILDFRRIDNDKMKLILRQVDLIGMVREVFDYFTGIAEEKQIHYRFSTNIDELNIYIDVNKIEQVLVNIISNAFKYSDSGGDISVRITGEAETVLLEVEDHGRGISKESMEHLFERFYTGNKTFGTVGFGIGLNLSKEYVDLHDGEIRAESQPGEYTLFSVRLYKDIAHYTHEYILEETDRFNLSYHDMEVDTTVVNEMLSKTYDYHVLVVEDDPDVRYSLRKELSANFQVEVAGNGNEALDLLGQGDAFHLILSDVLMPGMNGFQLVNRVKNDLAFSHIPIILLTALSEDSQRIYGIAEGADEYIPKPFNIDFLKIRIINIIAERQKMKEIYMKNLQAGTMDNVEVCKLMKVDELFRDKLLSIVDTQYENSDFSIEDLSEHLGLSRVHLYRKMKTLFGVSPTDYLRNYRLNKAMLLLKSRKYNISEVAYMTGFTSPAYFTKCFRTLYKVTPSEAMTT